Proteins from a single region of Rhizobiales bacterium GAS188:
- a CDS encoding CAAX protease self-immunity: MVLTRAEPSSSGLFGLWRRYPLTSYFLIALAISWAVVIVVVASGLPTTWVTIVAITAGPAVSAFIMTAVTEGSAGARRLLQRLVVWRVPLVWYLFAFLGVPAIFVLGTVFLPGATASFDPLTPQKWLTYLWMFPLVAVVGGPLLEEPGWRGFALSRLQEEFGPLIGTIILGLLWAAWHYPQYMMPDWAAQNGGFSLKSAIVFTIAVLPITIILTWVFNNTRGSLLAAILVHASVNTFSAFIGPLFPAQAASQVNAFIGFGAVALLIIVITRGRLDYDRYLLEAERTR; this comes from the coding sequence ATGGTGTTGACGCGAGCGGAACCGAGCTCTAGCGGCCTCTTCGGGCTTTGGCGACGCTATCCTCTGACCTCCTATTTCCTGATCGCCCTCGCCATCTCCTGGGCGGTTGTGATCGTCGTCGTGGCGAGCGGTCTTCCGACGACATGGGTCACCATCGTTGCGATTACGGCCGGCCCCGCGGTCTCGGCGTTCATCATGACGGCGGTCACGGAAGGCAGCGCTGGCGCACGTAGACTTCTCCAGCGGCTTGTTGTGTGGCGGGTGCCGCTTGTCTGGTATCTCTTCGCGTTTCTCGGCGTCCCCGCCATCTTTGTCCTCGGCACCGTCTTCCTACCCGGAGCGACAGCGTCCTTCGATCCGCTGACGCCGCAAAAATGGCTCACCTATCTCTGGATGTTTCCGTTGGTCGCCGTCGTCGGCGGTCCCCTCTTGGAGGAACCGGGATGGCGCGGCTTTGCCTTGTCGCGGCTCCAGGAAGAATTCGGTCCGCTCATCGGCACCATCATCCTTGGCCTGCTTTGGGCCGCTTGGCATTACCCCCAATATATGATGCCCGACTGGGCAGCCCAGAACGGCGGATTCAGCTTGAAGAGCGCCATCGTCTTCACGATTGCCGTCCTGCCGATAACCATCATCCTCACATGGGTGTTCAACAACACCCGAGGCAGCCTGCTCGCCGCGATCCTGGTCCATGCTTCCGTCAACACGTTTTCCGCCTTTATCGGCCCGCTGTTTCCGGCCCAGGCCGCAAGCCAGGTCAATGCATTCATCGGCTTCGGCGCGGTGGCACTCTTGATCATCGTGATAACGCGGGGACGCCTCGACTATGATCGATACCTCTTGGAAGCAGAGCGCACGCGCTAG
- a CDS encoding 3D-(3,5/4)-trihydroxycyclohexane-1,2-dione acylhydrolase (decyclizing) → MKTVRLTMAQALVRYLTAQKTIIDSREKPLFAGAFAIFGHGNVTCLGEALEPVQNELPTWRGQNEQSMALAAIGFAKAAKRRQIMVAAASIGPGSTNMVTAAGVAMGNVTRTLARLAEARL, encoded by the coding sequence ATGAAGACTGTGCGACTGACCATGGCGCAGGCTCTGGTCCGCTATCTTACCGCGCAGAAGACGATCATCGACAGTCGTGAAAAGCCGCTCTTCGCGGGCGCGTTCGCGATCTTCGGGCATGGCAACGTGACCTGCCTCGGCGAGGCGCTGGAGCCGGTGCAGAACGAGCTGCCGACCTGGCGCGGCCAGAACGAGCAGTCCATGGCGCTCGCCGCCATTGGCTTCGCAAAGGCCGCGAAGAGACGTCAGATCATGGTGGCCGCTGCCTCGATCGGTCCGGGCTCGACCAACATGGTTACCGCCGCAGGGGTCGCGATGGGCAATGTCACGAGAACGCTGGCGCGCTTGGCTGAGGCTCGATTATGA
- a CDS encoding D-psicose/D-tagatose/L-ribulose 3-epimerase, with amino-acid sequence MLIGFDLLLWATHVEDRHKVQIEALKKTGYDAVEIPIFEGEPAHYAALGRVLDDLGLRRTGITVIPSLEMNPIGEEAAQRAKARDYLTWALDCAAALGASVLAGPLHSTLGHFSGAGPTAAERDRCVEFHKAVGEIARQHDIKVAVECLNRFECYVLTTAADLAAHLDRVGHPNIVGMYDTFHANIEEKDPVGAIRDIARHLGHVHISENDRGTPGRGHVDFASVFSALKNIGYDGHLTIEAFGRAMPALAAATRVWRDLSPSPDQVYREGYSLIREGWARA; translated from the coding sequence ATGCTGATTGGATTCGATCTCCTGCTCTGGGCGACGCATGTGGAGGATCGGCACAAGGTCCAGATCGAGGCGCTGAAGAAAACTGGCTACGACGCCGTCGAAATTCCGATCTTCGAGGGCGAGCCGGCGCATTATGCCGCGCTTGGGCGTGTGCTCGACGATCTCGGGCTGCGGCGCACCGGCATTACGGTGATCCCCTCGCTGGAGATGAACCCGATCGGCGAAGAGGCGGCCCAGCGTGCCAAGGCCCGCGATTATCTGACCTGGGCGCTCGACTGCGCGGCGGCGCTCGGCGCCTCCGTTCTCGCTGGTCCGCTGCATTCCACGCTCGGCCACTTCTCGGGAGCTGGCCCGACCGCGGCTGAGCGCGATCGCTGCGTTGAGTTCCACAAGGCCGTCGGCGAGATCGCGCGCCAGCACGATATCAAGGTCGCGGTCGAATGCCTGAATCGCTTCGAATGCTACGTTCTCACGACCGCGGCGGATCTCGCGGCGCATCTGGACAGGGTCGGCCATCCCAACATCGTCGGTATGTACGATACGTTCCATGCCAATATCGAGGAAAAGGACCCCGTCGGGGCCATAAGGGACATTGCTCGCCATCTCGGCCATGTGCACATCTCGGAGAATGATCGCGGCACACCCGGCCGGGGCCATGTCGATTTTGCCAGCGTCTTCTCGGCCTTGAAGAACATCGGCTATGACGGCCATCTGACCATCGAAGCCTTCGGCCGCGCGATGCCGGCGCTCGCCGCCGCGACCCGTGTCTGGCGTGACCTCTCCCCCAGTCCGGACCAGGTCTATCGCGAAGGCTATTCGCTCATCCGGGAGGGATGGGCCCGCGCCTGA
- a CDS encoding Homeodomain-like domain-containing protein yields MRTAKVSKTAVWRWQERFMDEGVDGLLRDKTRPARIPKLTDEVAVRIVALTLGEPPGETTHWTGRVMAKVAGVSLTSVQRIWRTHGLAPHRIRTFKLSNDPKFAAKVRDIAGLYVDPPAHAVVLSIDEKSQIQALDRTQPGLPLKKGRAGTMTHDYKRHGTTTLFAAFDVLDGKVTGRCMQRHRHQEFIRFLNTVERQVPAGKTVHAILDNYATHKHPKVIEWLARHRRWTFHFTPTSASWLNAVEGFFAILSKRRLKRGVFKGVVDLQAAINRFIVDHNNDPKPFSWTADPDKIIAAANRGHQVLDSIH; encoded by the coding sequence ATGCGCACTGCCAAGGTCAGCAAGACCGCCGTCTGGCGTTGGCAAGAACGGTTCATGGACGAGGGTGTCGATGGCCTGCTGCGCGACAAGACCCGCCCCGCGCGGATCCCCAAATTGACCGACGAAGTGGCCGTGCGGATCGTGGCCCTGACCCTTGGCGAACCGCCGGGCGAGACGACCCACTGGACCGGTCGCGTGATGGCCAAGGTGGCGGGCGTCAGCCTGACTTCGGTTCAGCGCATCTGGCGGACCCATGGCCTGGCGCCGCACCGTATCCGCACCTTCAAGCTTTCCAATGATCCGAAGTTCGCCGCCAAGGTCCGCGACATCGCCGGTCTCTATGTCGATCCGCCCGCCCATGCGGTCGTCCTCAGCATCGACGAGAAGTCCCAGATCCAGGCCCTGGATCGCACCCAGCCGGGTCTGCCTCTGAAGAAGGGCCGGGCCGGAACCATGACCCATGACTATAAGCGCCATGGCACGACCACCCTGTTCGCCGCTTTCGATGTGCTGGACGGCAAGGTCACCGGACGCTGCATGCAACGTCACCGGCATCAGGAATTCATCCGCTTCCTCAACACCGTCGAGCGCCAGGTCCCGGCCGGCAAGACCGTCCACGCCATCCTCGACAACTACGCCACCCACAAACACCCCAAGGTGATCGAATGGCTGGCACGTCATCGGCGATGGACCTTCCATTTCACACCGACCTCCGCCAGCTGGCTCAACGCCGTCGAAGGCTTCTTCGCCATCCTCAGCAAGCGGCGCCTGAAGCGCGGCGTCTTCAAGGGCGTCGTTGATCTGCAAGCCGCCATCAATCGCTTCATCGTCGATCACAACAATGACCCCAAGCCCTTCAGCTGGACCGCCGACCCCGACAAAATCATCGCCGCAGCGAACCGTGGGCACCAAGTGTTGGATTCAATCCACTAG
- a CDS encoding carbohydrate ABC transporter substrate-binding protein, CUT1 family — MARTRRLTLAAATIGATMAGIAGGALAPVHAKDVVLRMAVPDWPPTRIMKDLADKTYKAPSGNTVTLEPDFIPWPDYYTRLAASLTSGEKKYNMAVSDSQWLGAFIEGGYYLKINKFVDADPGLQKVFAELHPAVKDSYSTYPYKTDNLYGFPQMPDIVVSYYRKDVFCDETEQKNFMTKYKYKLPCTGEEMDQITWDNFRDFGEFFQRKKGDMLAGKPADDDFYGIEFQAGKGYDFSTTTVYEFLWQHGGDIWDETKAPAAHAVGVVNSPVAVESFEHMLSLLKYMPPVVKTGGLDIFKTDELFREGKVAMNLNWIGFAESSITPATSKVVDKVAFAQIPGFKTDKGIVKWTVIGGQPFVLMTWNTDEQTKEALDFVKWWLSSPTQIAFAKAGGQSAVKSVYNDPQYLTFRPWNRAWGPQLDWQKDFWHVPEFFELLTQQQDQFDKAITGQQNAKTTLDNVANFQEKLLKESGRIK, encoded by the coding sequence ATGGCTCGAACCAGACGACTGACTCTAGCGGCCGCGACGATCGGCGCGACCATGGCGGGGATTGCGGGCGGTGCGCTCGCACCCGTGCATGCGAAGGACGTCGTGCTGCGCATGGCGGTTCCCGACTGGCCGCCGACGCGCATCATGAAGGACCTCGCCGACAAGACCTATAAGGCGCCTTCGGGCAACACCGTGACGCTCGAGCCCGACTTCATCCCTTGGCCCGACTATTACACGCGCCTCGCCGCCTCGCTGACATCCGGCGAGAAGAAGTACAACATGGCGGTATCGGACAGCCAGTGGCTCGGCGCCTTCATCGAGGGCGGGTATTATCTCAAGATCAACAAGTTCGTCGATGCGGACCCTGGCCTGCAGAAGGTCTTCGCGGAACTGCACCCGGCTGTGAAGGACTCCTACTCGACCTACCCCTACAAGACCGACAATCTGTACGGCTTTCCCCAGATGCCTGACATCGTCGTGTCCTATTATCGCAAGGACGTCTTCTGCGATGAGACCGAGCAGAAGAACTTCATGACAAAGTACAAATATAAACTGCCATGCACGGGCGAGGAGATGGACCAGATTACCTGGGACAATTTCCGGGATTTTGGTGAATTCTTCCAACGCAAGAAAGGCGATATGCTTGCCGGCAAGCCGGCCGACGATGATTTCTATGGAATCGAGTTCCAGGCCGGCAAAGGTTACGACTTCTCGACCACGACCGTCTACGAGTTCCTGTGGCAGCATGGCGGCGACATCTGGGACGAGACGAAGGCCCCCGCCGCCCATGCCGTCGGCGTGGTGAATTCGCCCGTGGCGGTCGAGTCGTTCGAGCACATGCTGTCGCTGCTGAAATACATGCCGCCGGTGGTGAAGACCGGCGGCCTCGACATCTTCAAGACCGATGAATTGTTCCGCGAAGGCAAAGTTGCCATGAATCTCAATTGGATCGGCTTTGCCGAGAGTTCAATCACTCCGGCGACGTCGAAGGTTGTGGACAAGGTCGCCTTCGCCCAAATACCCGGCTTCAAGACCGACAAGGGCATCGTCAAATGGACGGTGATCGGCGGCCAGCCCTTCGTGCTCATGACCTGGAACACGGATGAGCAAACCAAGGAGGCGCTCGATTTCGTGAAGTGGTGGTTGTCATCTCCCACCCAGATCGCCTTTGCCAAGGCGGGCGGCCAGAGCGCCGTCAAGTCGGTCTATAACGATCCGCAATATTTGACCTTCCGCCCCTGGAACCGGGCGTGGGGACCGCAGCTCGACTGGCAGAAGGACTTCTGGCACGTACCTGAGTTCTTCGAGTTGCTGACGCAACAACAGGATCAATTCGACAAGGCGATCACGGGTCAGCAGAACGCCAAGACGACACTAGACAATGTCGCGAACTTTCAAGAAAAGCTTCTGAAAGAAAGCGGCCGCATCAAATAA
- a CDS encoding carbohydrate ABC transporter membrane protein 2, CUT1 family, whose translation MSSTLAMPLLERLGLRRHRGIGEAGWGWTLLVGIVALIYFFPVLWIILTSFKTLNDALAVPAQFIFTPTLENYVNVFSRSFSTGAAAQDTGFGLYFFNSIFISGMSVALALVIGTVAAYGFSRYPLKGNDIYLFVILTTRMLPAIVVIIPIFLMFRVVGLSGTYPGIIFLYTAFNLPFTIWMMKSFFDELSPDIEDAARLDGSSDPAVFFKICLPQVKAGVAATAVFGLILTWNEYLLALLLTGVQTRTVPVAMAQTIGGDLGVRWGILAAIETLFLIPVMVVTFALQKYLLRGVTFGTIKR comes from the coding sequence ATGAGCTCGACGCTTGCCATGCCGCTTCTCGAACGCTTGGGGTTGCGGCGCCACCGCGGCATCGGCGAGGCCGGCTGGGGCTGGACGCTCCTTGTCGGCATCGTGGCTCTGATCTATTTCTTCCCGGTCCTGTGGATCATCCTCACTTCCTTCAAGACGCTCAACGACGCACTGGCGGTGCCGGCGCAGTTCATCTTCACGCCGACGCTCGAAAACTACGTCAATGTGTTCAGCCGATCCTTTTCGACGGGCGCTGCCGCGCAGGATACCGGCTTCGGCCTGTATTTCTTCAATTCGATCTTCATTTCCGGCATGAGCGTCGCGCTGGCGCTGGTCATCGGCACGGTCGCGGCCTACGGCTTCTCGCGCTATCCACTCAAGGGCAACGATATCTATTTGTTCGTGATCCTGACAACGCGCATGCTGCCCGCCATCGTCGTCATCATTCCGATCTTCCTGATGTTTCGCGTTGTCGGGCTTTCCGGCACTTATCCAGGCATCATCTTTCTTTACACGGCCTTCAACCTGCCTTTCACGATCTGGATGATGAAGAGCTTCTTCGACGAGTTGTCGCCCGACATCGAGGATGCCGCGCGCCTCGACGGCTCGTCTGACCCCGCAGTCTTTTTCAAGATCTGCCTGCCGCAGGTGAAGGCCGGCGTCGCGGCGACGGCCGTGTTCGGCCTTATTCTCACTTGGAACGAGTATCTTCTCGCATTGCTCCTGACCGGCGTGCAGACCCGTACCGTTCCGGTCGCCATGGCTCAGACCATCGGCGGAGACCTCGGCGTGCGCTGGGGGATCTTGGCGGCCATCGAGACTCTCTTCCTCATTCCCGTCATGGTGGTCACGTTCGCGTTGCAGAAATATCTCCTGCGCGGCGTGACCTTCGGCACCATCAAACGCTGA
- a CDS encoding Pimeloyl-ACP methyl ester carboxylesterase: MRIVSSILVAASVALAVVSACGGSRSSAQQSTSAPRGAQTPKLTQSGFANQVDIGGGRKLYLECRGTGSPTVILESGYHESSQPWSLNDGFPPAVLPGVAGFTKICTYDRPGTILYTDPPRITDRSSPVQMPRTAQDVTSDLHALLGAAQVPGPYILVAHSLGGLFVRLYAQTYPDQVRGLVLVDAFPAELPALFGSQWPAYRQVLNNPLPQFASNPDFEQIDVDASITQIERAPALRRMPLVVLTKTEPFGRPPSLVGFAFADLERFWPEAAQDLVKLEPDTPHIFATGSDHYIQVHQPDLVIQSIRLVIERAKQGK, from the coding sequence ATGCGCATTGTATCCTCGATCCTGGTGGCCGCGTCGGTGGCGCTTGCCGTCGTCTCGGCATGCGGCGGCAGCAGAAGCTCGGCGCAGCAAAGTACTTCAGCCCCGCGCGGCGCGCAGACGCCGAAGCTGACCCAGAGCGGCTTCGCCAACCAAGTCGACATCGGTGGCGGCCGCAAACTTTACCTGGAGTGTCGCGGCACCGGTAGTCCCACGGTCATATTGGAATCCGGCTACCACGAGTCTTCCCAACCCTGGAGCCTCAACGATGGTTTCCCGCCTGCCGTGCTGCCAGGCGTCGCGGGTTTCACGAAAATCTGCACCTACGACCGCCCCGGGACCATCTTATACACCGACCCACCTCGGATTACCGATCGCAGCAGCCCAGTGCAGATGCCGCGCACCGCCCAGGACGTCACCAGCGATCTCCATGCTCTGCTCGGCGCGGCTCAGGTACCCGGCCCCTACATTCTGGTAGCTCATTCATTGGGTGGGCTGTTTGTGCGCCTCTACGCTCAGACGTACCCGGACCAAGTTAGGGGGCTCGTCTTGGTCGACGCCTTCCCCGCGGAATTGCCGGCACTGTTTGGATCGCAATGGCCGGCATACCGGCAGGTACTGAACAATCCGTTGCCTCAATTTGCAAGCAATCCGGACTTCGAACAAATCGATGTCGACGCGAGCATCACTCAAATTGAAAGAGCCCCGGCGCTGCGCCGGATGCCGTTGGTCGTACTCACCAAGACGGAGCCCTTTGGGCGACCGCCGAGCTTGGTAGGGTTTGCGTTCGCGGACCTGGAACGCTTCTGGCCAGAGGCCGCGCAAGACTTGGTCAAACTCGAACCCGACACCCCTCACATCTTCGCCACGGGAAGTGACCACTATATCCAGGTCCATCAACCGGATCTTGTCATTCAGTCGATTCGGCTTGTCATCGAGCGGGCCAAGCAAGGAAAGTGA
- a CDS encoding Transposase (or an inactivated derivative): MTTISFARHQFPAAIIRHAVWLYARFTLSYRDVEELLAERGLDVSYETVRRWVLKFGPLFARELRRRRSRPTSQWHLDEMAVMISGKQFWLWRAVDSEGEVLDLLVQRRRNKVAAVKLMRILLKKRGFAPKVLVTDKLRSYAAAKSELGLSARHEQGLRKNNRAENSHQPVRRRELKMQRFKSPGSAQRFLSVHAAVHNTFNTQRHLTSRNTLRILRSGAFDTWRTATAA; encoded by the coding sequence ATGACAACCATCTCGTTCGCTCGTCACCAATTTCCTGCGGCAATCATCCGGCACGCAGTTTGGCTTTATGCCCGGTTCACGCTCAGCTATCGCGACGTTGAGGAACTCCTCGCGGAACGCGGTCTGGACGTCTCCTATGAGACGGTCCGGCGCTGGGTGCTGAAGTTCGGACCCCTATTTGCCCGAGAGCTTCGCCGCCGTCGCTCCCGCCCGACCTCGCAATGGCATCTCGACGAGATGGCCGTGATGATCAGCGGCAAGCAGTTCTGGCTGTGGCGAGCGGTGGACAGCGAGGGCGAGGTTCTCGACCTGCTCGTGCAACGGCGACGCAACAAGGTCGCAGCCGTTAAGCTCATGCGCATATTGCTGAAAAAGCGAGGCTTCGCGCCCAAGGTGCTCGTGACCGACAAGCTGAGATCCTACGCTGCTGCGAAGTCAGAGCTCGGCCTGTCCGCTCGTCATGAGCAAGGGCTACGCAAAAACAATCGAGCTGAGAATTCGCACCAGCCGGTGCGGCGACGCGAGCTCAAGATGCAGAGGTTCAAGTCGCCCGGCTCAGCTCAGCGCTTCTTGTCTGTTCATGCCGCCGTCCACAACACCTTCAACACCCAGCGTCACCTCACATCCCGTAACACGCTGCGCATCCTCAGGAGCGGGGCATTTGACACTTGGAGAACGGCAACGGCCGCATGA
- a CDS encoding carbohydrate ABC transporter membrane protein 1, CUT1 family — MTETNRLPADQPGFFALRWSNWPFALVAAVIVIPLAVILLRSEVSFWIAGLAVALVALTLAANATRRHTGGLLVAPALAVLFVMNIFPLLWSFGLSFYNYRANRMAPPTFAGLELYQKVVTDETVWERLHTTAIFVVLTVSTQMIVGFLLALLFAKEFPLRRFLIILVLTPMMLSFVAVGAFFRYYYEPTFGLLSQGVRIFTGEPFVLMQSHWGAVAGIVFADAWMWSPFVMLLVLAGLVSVPKYLYEAAAIDRVSGWRRFWSITFPYIRGLLLLALLFRTIEAFKLFDVIFLLTEGGQSTESIGIYVYRVAFQYFRTSESAALAYILLFTVIVLTNLYLYFANRRAKEAEP, encoded by the coding sequence ATGACGGAAACGAACCGCCTGCCTGCCGACCAGCCGGGCTTTTTTGCGCTGCGATGGTCGAACTGGCCCTTCGCCCTCGTCGCGGCCGTGATCGTTATCCCACTGGCCGTCATCCTCCTGCGCTCGGAGGTGTCGTTCTGGATCGCAGGACTGGCGGTGGCGCTGGTGGCACTGACGCTTGCCGCCAATGCCACCCGCCGCCACACGGGCGGCCTCCTCGTCGCGCCCGCACTCGCGGTTCTTTTCGTGATGAACATCTTCCCGCTGCTGTGGTCCTTCGGCCTCAGCTTCTACAATTATCGCGCCAATCGCATGGCGCCGCCGACCTTTGCGGGACTCGAACTTTATCAGAAGGTCGTCACCGACGAGACTGTCTGGGAGCGTCTGCATACGACGGCGATCTTCGTTGTCCTGACCGTTTCGACACAGATGATTGTTGGCTTTCTGCTGGCACTTTTGTTCGCCAAGGAGTTCCCCCTTCGGCGTTTTCTGATCATACTGGTGCTGACGCCCATGATGCTCTCCTTCGTGGCGGTCGGCGCCTTCTTCCGCTATTACTACGAGCCGACCTTCGGCCTCTTGAGCCAAGGTGTCCGCATCTTCACGGGCGAGCCCTTCGTGCTGATGCAATCCCACTGGGGCGCGGTCGCGGGCATCGTCTTTGCCGATGCCTGGATGTGGTCTCCCTTTGTCATGCTGCTTGTGCTGGCGGGCCTCGTCAGCGTCCCGAAATATCTCTACGAGGCAGCGGCGATCGACCGCGTATCGGGATGGCGCCGCTTCTGGTCGATCACTTTCCCCTATATTCGCGGGCTGCTTCTGCTGGCGCTCTTGTTTCGTACCATCGAGGCCTTCAAGCTTTTCGACGTCATCTTCCTCTTGACGGAAGGCGGGCAGTCGACGGAATCGATCGGCATCTATGTCTATCGCGTCGCTTTCCAATATTTCAGAACGAGCGAATCGGCCGCCCTCGCCTATATCCTCTTGTTCACAGTGATCGTGTTGACGAACCTCTATCTCTATTTCGCCAACCGCCGCGCTAAGGAGGCGGAGCCATGA
- a CDS encoding Predicted dehydrogenase, which produces MNTTITRFGRRLRLGVIGGGPGSFIGPVHRAAARLEDHYEIVAGVLSSNAERSRRYGRDIGLVEDRAYGSAAGMFAAEAKRGDGIDAVAIMTPNDSHCALSHAALDAGLDIICDKPLATNLRDALALARRVKGAGLVFCQTFNYTGFPMVRQARAMVRDGDIGEIRMVQVEYVQGHAATIMDGERGDPPKDWHFRPEMVGPSLILGDIGSHAHHMATFVTGQPFAKLMADVGAVVPERKADDNAAILFRLENGASGTMWVTQAGAGAVHGLKFRVFGATGGLEWHQEEPNQLRHSRLGAPALTFERHGPGLKPEALRAGRVGIGHPEGYQEAFAVLYADAAEAIVARRLGIKRDHLTLDMPTVEDGVRTMKFIEAALESSGKGGWADCRIEICASSGY; this is translated from the coding sequence TTGAACACCACCATAACCAGATTTGGCCGGCGTCTTCGTCTCGGCGTTATTGGCGGCGGTCCCGGTTCCTTTATCGGCCCCGTCCACCGCGCGGCGGCTCGTCTCGAAGACCATTACGAAATTGTCGCTGGCGTGCTCTCTTCGAATGCCGAGCGCTCGCGGAGATACGGACGCGACATCGGCCTGGTCGAGGATCGCGCCTATGGTTCTGCCGCAGGCATGTTTGCAGCGGAAGCGAAGCGCGGCGACGGCATTGACGCTGTTGCAATCATGACGCCGAACGACAGCCATTGCGCGTTGAGCCATGCTGCCCTCGATGCGGGCCTGGATATCATCTGCGACAAGCCACTCGCCACAAATCTAAGGGACGCCCTCGCGCTCGCCCGCCGGGTCAAGGGGGCGGGCCTCGTGTTTTGCCAGACCTTCAACTACACCGGCTTCCCGATGGTCCGACAAGCGCGCGCCATGGTTCGGGACGGTGACATCGGTGAGATTCGCATGGTCCAGGTCGAATACGTCCAGGGTCATGCCGCTACGATCATGGACGGGGAGCGCGGCGACCCTCCAAAGGACTGGCATTTTCGTCCCGAGATGGTTGGTCCTTCTCTCATCCTTGGCGACATTGGCAGCCATGCCCATCACATGGCGACCTTCGTCACCGGCCAGCCCTTTGCCAAGTTGATGGCCGATGTCGGGGCTGTCGTGCCCGAGCGCAAGGCCGACGACAACGCCGCAATCCTGTTCAGATTGGAGAATGGTGCATCCGGGACCATGTGGGTCACACAGGCCGGCGCTGGAGCGGTCCACGGCCTGAAATTCCGAGTTTTTGGCGCGACCGGCGGACTCGAATGGCACCAGGAGGAACCGAACCAGCTCCGGCATTCTCGCCTTGGCGCGCCAGCACTTACTTTCGAGCGCCACGGGCCCGGGCTCAAGCCTGAAGCCCTGCGCGCAGGCCGTGTTGGAATCGGTCATCCGGAAGGCTACCAGGAAGCGTTCGCCGTCCTCTACGCTGACGCCGCGGAAGCCATCGTCGCCCGTCGCCTCGGTATCAAGCGAGATCACCTCACTCTCGACATGCCAACCGTTGAGGATGGTGTACGGACGATGAAGTTCATCGAAGCCGCGCTGGAATCTTCGGGTAAGGGCGGTTGGGCCGACTGTCGGATCGAGATCTGCGCGTCATCAGGCTATTAG
- a CDS encoding sn-glycerol 3-phosphate transport system ATP-binding protein/multiple sugar transport system ATP-binding protein, which yields MSTIALRKLTKHFGSFVAVRDVDLDVSAGEVVCLLGPSGCGKTTTLRMIAGLERATSGDVVVAGRRVNDLSPERRNIAMVFQFYALYPALTVHQNIAFPLPAEGIDARERRRRLERVARILHLESVLDRLPAQISEGERQRVAVARAIVRDPNCFLFDEPLSRLDVELRRTMRGQIKEVLSGLSKATVIVTHDQLEALTMADRVAIMREGIIEQLGSPHEVFAKPSNVFVASFIGTPQMNLIEGDLVRFEDGHAVLAIGGRETKFRVDVAASRLDRSRVTIGIRPRAFVPVHEAGGDTLTAATELIEPMGAETLVHARGEAGQDMRVVVPREQRVRIGETLHLRGDPRQTHLFDAAGKAVRS from the coding sequence ATGTCCACCATCGCACTGAGGAAGCTCACCAAGCACTTCGGCAGCTTCGTCGCGGTGCGCGACGTGGACCTGGATGTGTCGGCAGGAGAGGTCGTCTGCCTGCTGGGCCCTTCCGGCTGCGGCAAGACGACGACGCTACGCATGATTGCCGGCCTCGAACGCGCCACCTCCGGTGATGTTGTCGTGGCCGGGCGCCGCGTCAACGACCTGTCGCCGGAGCGCCGTAACATCGCGATGGTCTTCCAGTTCTACGCGCTCTATCCCGCCCTCACCGTGCATCAGAACATCGCCTTCCCGCTGCCGGCCGAGGGCATCGACGCGCGGGAGCGGCGGCGGCGGCTCGAGCGCGTGGCGCGCATCCTCCACCTTGAGAGCGTGCTGGACCGGCTGCCGGCGCAGATCTCCGAAGGCGAAAGGCAACGCGTGGCCGTCGCCCGGGCCATCGTGCGCGATCCCAATTGCTTCCTTTTCGACGAGCCTTTGTCGCGCCTCGACGTGGAGCTCCGTCGGACCATGCGCGGGCAGATCAAGGAAGTGCTCTCCGGTCTCTCCAAGGCGACCGTCATCGTCACGCATGATCAACTCGAGGCGCTCACGATGGCTGATCGCGTCGCCATCATGCGCGAGGGGATCATCGAGCAGCTCGGCTCGCCGCACGAGGTGTTCGCCAAGCCCTCCAATGTGTTCGTCGCGAGCTTCATCGGTACGCCGCAGATGAACCTGATCGAGGGCGATCTCGTCAGGTTCGAGGACGGCCACGCGGTTCTGGCGATCGGCGGCCGCGAGACGAAGTTCAGGGTCGACGTCGCCGCTTCCCGCCTAGATCGATCCAGGGTGACGATCGGGATCAGGCCGCGCGCTTTCGTCCCGGTGCACGAGGCCGGCGGCGACACGCTGACGGCGGCCACCGAGCTCATCGAGCCCATGGGCGCGGAGACGCTCGTGCATGCGCGTGGCGAGGCCGGACAAGATATGCGCGTCGTGGTGCCACGTGAGCAGCGCGTGCGCATAGGCGAGACGCTGCATCTTCGCGGCGATCCGCGCCAGACGCACCTCTTCGACGCCGCGGGCAAGGCGGTGCGCTCATGA